The Mucilaginibacter terrenus genome has a segment encoding these proteins:
- a CDS encoding cation diffusion facilitator family transporter → MASSKLSIYAALAANLLIAITKFIAGAISNSAAMIAEGVHSVVDTVNELLLLLGLHRSKKQPDAMHPFGYGKELYFWSFIVSIMIFGLGGGVSIYQGITHIIHPEKMGDPTINYIVLSLSIVFEGTSLFIALKQFNQVRGATPWWEAVVKSKDPSSFLVLFEDAAAVAGLFIVIICVYLSHKLNLPYLDGVASLLVGIILIIVSSILARESRSLLMGEGVSTQTREKICHMVEGDDHVVKVQHILSTYQSPSEVLLMLIVAFKDDLDTEEINIAIDRIRDKVKAEFKLVRFVIIQPESLDHHLLWNDDSH, encoded by the coding sequence TACGCGGCACTGGCTGCCAATTTACTTATCGCTATAACCAAATTTATAGCAGGTGCAATTAGTAACAGCGCAGCGATGATAGCCGAGGGAGTACATTCTGTAGTTGATACTGTAAATGAGTTATTGCTGCTGCTGGGGCTTCATCGCAGCAAAAAACAGCCCGATGCTATGCATCCGTTCGGGTATGGTAAGGAGTTATACTTTTGGTCGTTTATCGTTTCTATCATGATCTTTGGACTGGGAGGTGGCGTGTCTATTTATCAGGGTATAACGCACATTATCCACCCCGAGAAAATGGGTGACCCAACAATCAACTACATCGTACTTTCACTATCGATAGTTTTTGAAGGGACATCATTGTTTATCGCCTTAAAACAATTTAACCAGGTTCGCGGCGCTACACCGTGGTGGGAGGCCGTAGTTAAAAGTAAAGATCCGTCCAGTTTTCTGGTATTATTTGAGGATGCAGCGGCGGTAGCGGGGTTGTTTATTGTAATCATATGTGTATACCTCAGCCACAAGCTTAATCTCCCTTATTTGGATGGTGTCGCGTCGCTGCTGGTTGGTATAATTTTGATCATTGTTTCGTCTATCCTGGCACGCGAAAGCCGCAGTTTATTAATGGGCGAAGGCGTGTCAACTCAAACGAGAGAAAAAATATGTCACATGGTGGAAGGCGATGATCACGTGGTGAAAGTACAGCACATATTATCAACTTATCAGTCACCCAGTGAGGTGTTGCTCATGCTGATCGTAGCGTTTAAGGATGACCTGGATACGGAAGAAATAAACATTGCTATAGACCGCATACGCGATAAAGTGAAAGCGGAGTTCAAGCTGGTACGCTTTGTTATCATTCAGCCGGAAAGCCTGGATCATCACCTGCTCTGGAATGATGACAGCCATTAA
- a CDS encoding NAD(P)/FAD-dependent oxidoreductase encodes MDKKLKARPRVLIIGGGFAGIQLAKKLRNAPVEVLLLDKHNYHTFQPLLYQVAMGALEGDSIGFPIRRIFSRQKNFTFHLAEVQKIDTEARIVTANIGDIHYDYLVLATGANTNYFGNKQLEHYTLPMKNIAEALNVRSLILQNLEKALVTFDETERNALLTFVVVGGGPTGVELSGAIAELRKYILCKDYPGLCDADMKVFLVEGKPELLAAMSKGASSKAKKFLTDLGITIYNSVHVESYDGLTLKIDDGTVIKTRNVLWAAGVRGEMPQGLPAEKIAKGNRVITDEINKVVGYDNVFAIGDVSSVVTEGAPNGYPGVAQVALQQGEQLAKNLVNIVEGRPTKPFRYNDLGTMATIGRNKAVADLKHLQFQGFFAWILWMFVHLLSLAGFSNKTIVFFNWATNYLTRNSDNRLVIHHFDTNTMMTDPTAK; translated from the coding sequence ATGGATAAAAAACTTAAGGCAAGGCCCCGTGTGTTGATCATCGGTGGCGGCTTTGCCGGTATACAACTTGCCAAAAAACTCAGGAACGCACCTGTTGAGGTGTTACTGCTTGATAAACATAACTACCATACTTTTCAGCCGCTGCTGTACCAGGTTGCAATGGGTGCGCTGGAGGGCGATTCCATCGGTTTTCCGATACGAAGGATCTTCAGCAGGCAAAAGAATTTTACTTTTCATTTAGCCGAAGTACAAAAGATAGATACCGAAGCGAGGATAGTTACAGCCAACATAGGCGATATACATTATGATTACCTGGTACTGGCAACAGGGGCAAATACCAATTACTTCGGGAACAAACAACTAGAGCATTACACGCTTCCCATGAAGAACATTGCTGAGGCGCTGAACGTGCGGAGCCTTATACTTCAAAATCTGGAAAAAGCTTTGGTTACCTTTGATGAAACCGAACGCAATGCCTTGCTCACCTTTGTTGTGGTTGGGGGCGGTCCCACAGGTGTGGAGTTGTCCGGAGCGATTGCCGAATTGCGAAAGTACATCCTCTGTAAAGATTACCCCGGCTTGTGCGATGCCGATATGAAGGTGTTTTTGGTGGAAGGTAAACCAGAACTGCTGGCAGCAATGTCTAAAGGGGCATCAAGCAAAGCCAAGAAGTTTTTGACAGACTTGGGTATCACTATTTACAATAGTGTGCATGTGGAGAGTTACGATGGCCTTACACTAAAGATTGACGACGGTACGGTGATTAAAACGCGTAATGTGTTATGGGCGGCAGGTGTAAGAGGCGAGATGCCTCAAGGCCTACCTGCAGAAAAGATCGCCAAAGGCAACCGGGTAATAACAGACGAGATAAACAAGGTAGTTGGCTATGATAATGTATTTGCCATTGGTGACGTTTCCTCTGTAGTTACTGAAGGTGCTCCTAACGGTTATCCCGGCGTAGCACAAGTAGCACTACAGCAGGGAGAGCAGCTGGCCAAAAACCTGGTGAATATAGTAGAAGGCCGGCCAACCAAGCCGTTCAGGTACAATGACCTGGGTACGATGGCAACTATTGGCCGCAACAAGGCTGTGGCTGATCTTAAGCACCTGCAGTTCCAGGGATTCTTCGCCTGGATATTGTGGATGTTTGTGCATCTGTTGTCGTTAGCTGGGTTTAGCAATAAAACAATCGTGTTTTTTAACTGGGCAACAAACTACCTTACGCGTAATAGCGATAACAGGCTGGTGATACACCATTTTGATACAAATACTATGATGACAGATCCTACGGCCAAATAG
- a CDS encoding cation:proton antiporter, with the protein MHLFLIIALLVMVCAFYSYINARFLRLPGTIGIMALAIAGSMVTIAVENIYPGVAKYLTILANNISFSTIVLNVMLGFLLFASAFNLNVRKLKREMRPVLLLSTIGVLLSTALFGTLLYFVAGLIDIKIPFIYCLLFGALVSPTDTVAVGAIVKHSKLPSNLETIIAGESLFNDGIGLVLFITLLEITRSGTDSFDLGKTVMLFIQEVFGGIAIGAASGYLSFRLMRSVNDFQTIVLVSLGVVMFNSVAASYLNLSIPLSVVTAGLFAGARSINADTKEHSHEALEKFWNLIDELLNTILFVMVGLQMINLPYIKNYWITGGIGIVLILAARWLSILVPLTFLRRSLNINYNNVNILTWAGVRGGISIALALSLPASPYRHFILSGSYFIVIFSIIVQGLTLNRMINSAYKTKEDAT; encoded by the coding sequence ATGCACCTTTTCTTAATTATAGCATTGTTGGTAATGGTGTGTGCGTTTTATTCGTACATAAACGCCCGCTTTCTTCGGCTGCCCGGTACTATCGGCATTATGGCCTTAGCTATTGCAGGGTCTATGGTAACGATCGCCGTAGAAAATATATACCCCGGTGTGGCCAAATACCTTACTATTTTGGCCAACAACATCAGCTTTTCTACTATAGTACTTAATGTTATGCTTGGCTTTCTGCTGTTTGCCAGCGCGTTCAACTTAAACGTAAGAAAACTAAAGCGCGAAATGCGCCCTGTGCTGCTCCTTAGTACTATTGGCGTGCTTCTTTCTACAGCGTTATTCGGCACATTGCTTTATTTCGTTGCGGGGCTTATAGATATTAAAATACCGTTTATTTACTGCCTGCTGTTTGGCGCATTAGTTTCGCCTACAGATACCGTTGCGGTGGGTGCTATAGTAAAGCATTCAAAGCTACCCTCGAATTTGGAAACTATTATCGCCGGCGAATCTTTGTTTAACGATGGGATAGGCTTGGTGCTGTTCATCACTCTTCTGGAAATCACCCGTTCGGGAACCGACAGTTTTGACCTGGGTAAAACGGTTATGCTTTTTATACAGGAAGTTTTTGGCGGGATTGCTATAGGTGCGGCAAGTGGGTATTTGTCGTTTAGGCTGATGCGCTCAGTAAATGACTTTCAAACAATTGTATTGGTGTCACTCGGCGTGGTAATGTTTAATTCCGTGGCAGCTTCCTATCTTAATCTATCTATACCACTATCTGTTGTTACCGCTGGTTTATTCGCAGGTGCGCGATCTATTAACGCAGACACAAAGGAGCATTCGCACGAGGCGCTTGAGAAATTCTGGAACTTAATTGATGAGTTATTAAATACAATCCTCTTTGTGATGGTTGGTTTACAGATGATCAATCTGCCCTACATTAAAAACTATTGGATTACCGGTGGAATAGGAATAGTGCTGATATTAGCTGCACGGTGGTTGAGCATACTGGTGCCACTAACGTTCCTTAGAAGGTCATTAAACATTAATTACAATAATGTAAATATACTTACCTGGGCAGGAGTGAGGGGTGGTATATCTATAGCCCTGGCTTTGTCTTTACCGGCATCACCATACAGGCATTTTATACTTTCCGGAAGCTACTTTATCGTGATCTTCTCTATAATCGTGCAGGGATTAACACTCAACCGGATGATCAACTCAGCGTATAAAACCAAGGAAGATGCCACCTAG